One Bacteroidota bacterium genomic window carries:
- a CDS encoding T9SS type A sorting domain-containing protein codes for MPLNLSLFRTCLLALLLTFMAIGAQGVVAQTQVIDFEQYETGEILTYVAGSEGYSGIAVSATHPACPTRNAAIIFDSSCPGGCSGDDDDLGTPNASFGGPGTGTGGAAGSGYENDTALGNLLVVHQFCSDLNSSPVANPQDFGGNATVHLTFPTDVTITELTTLDVEGSETLQIDFFDEAGNAVGFANPIVTGDNGKAILAAMPLGGNATVSAVRTMSITRQGSGALDNIVFTPDAVADLEITKLVDNPAPDSGATVVFTLDLVNQGPDTAANVTVDDRVPVGLNYVSHTCDTGITNLDVSSFVNDAGETQQLIRATLDNIAAGASASCTVSTTVDTGVAVENVVEIMTSDAYDPDSTPGNNVPDEDDQDSAAITPGESSGGGDGGIESEGTMAIQLAQRLFNRRVDTQHKAALLAAPAPQVFLPTSENAIRLAKAGSGLDDLRNAIPSEGPHTSLAYEVTPRDLLGITNATGVLAVDYLQVNGRRLGAIFSTSSPTGELYDHTKVSCDRLGGGKLEDVRLVQINGQDFVLSKLRHATGDIDYAISFVAYRSGSAYTIDSRFSPAEYTVPAGSEVINVQVWGVTPEFSAGVIADLLNTLSERNALTYQNNATRAPQIFVADGEYTQGKINLRLVNRAGAAQVIIRGTLAATEADAARGIRIPFAQTVDLNKPTADFPYAEITLDVGSIFDAILTVEHKASNSLDQLYHADGTWSYASGDESEVNNFFTASNKQLYTVDRYIVERSGSIEGHVKNWVSLFRYLQPNGKAVDLSAYNYVSFTASGTGQVRLIAEKASIETWDQYGFTFELTEEPKRHSISFSEMRKEGRFDGRFEANDITLLAFYALGDGQQLQPFSMDINNITFGGAAQVAGEALPTLYTLEQNFPNPFNPVTQINFSLLESMRVRLAVYDVLGREVAVLVDGLQAAGTHQVPFEAGDLPSGLYMYRIETPQGSTSKMMSLLK; via the coding sequence ATGCCCCTCAATCTCAGCCTATTTAGAACCTGTTTACTGGCCCTGCTTCTCACATTCATGGCCATTGGTGCCCAAGGCGTTGTTGCACAGACACAGGTTATCGATTTTGAGCAATACGAAACGGGAGAAATCCTCACCTATGTCGCCGGCTCTGAAGGGTACAGTGGCATTGCAGTTTCTGCCACACATCCCGCGTGCCCTACGCGCAATGCTGCCATAATTTTCGATTCGTCGTGCCCGGGTGGCTGTTCGGGTGACGATGACGACCTCGGCACACCCAATGCATCTTTTGGCGGCCCGGGTACTGGCACAGGCGGTGCTGCCGGCAGTGGTTACGAAAACGATACTGCCCTGGGCAACCTGCTCGTTGTACACCAATTCTGTAGTGACTTGAATAGCAGCCCGGTTGCGAACCCACAGGATTTTGGCGGCAATGCAACCGTCCACTTGACATTCCCAACAGATGTGACCATTACTGAGTTGACAACACTCGACGTTGAAGGCTCGGAAACCCTGCAAATTGACTTTTTTGACGAAGCCGGCAATGCCGTTGGCTTCGCCAATCCGATTGTAACTGGCGACAATGGCAAAGCAATACTCGCAGCCATGCCACTCGGCGGCAACGCTACGGTATCCGCGGTTCGCACCATGAGCATCACCCGTCAGGGCTCAGGCGCACTGGACAACATTGTATTTACACCGGACGCAGTAGCTGACCTTGAGATCACCAAGTTGGTCGACAACCCGGCACCCGACAGCGGTGCAACGGTAGTCTTTACACTCGATCTTGTGAATCAGGGCCCGGATACGGCCGCTAATGTAACGGTTGACGATCGCGTACCGGTCGGCCTCAACTATGTATCGCACACGTGCGACACCGGGATCACAAACCTGGATGTAAGCAGTTTTGTAAATGATGCCGGCGAAACGCAACAACTTATTCGCGCAACACTGGACAACATCGCTGCAGGCGCTTCAGCTTCCTGTACTGTCAGCACGACAGTTGACACTGGAGTTGCTGTTGAAAATGTGGTCGAGATCATGACTAGTGATGCTTACGACCCTGATTCAACACCTGGCAACAACGTACCCGATGAAGACGACCAGGACAGCGCGGCCATCACACCGGGTGAAAGCTCAGGGGGTGGAGATGGCGGCATAGAAAGTGAAGGGACGATGGCCATACAACTGGCCCAGCGGCTTTTCAACAGACGGGTGGATACCCAGCACAAAGCAGCCTTGCTCGCGGCACCCGCACCGCAGGTGTTTTTGCCAACCAGCGAAAACGCCATCCGGCTTGCCAAAGCCGGCAGCGGGTTGGATGACCTGCGCAATGCAATTCCGTCGGAAGGTCCACATACCTCTCTGGCTTATGAAGTTACGCCGCGTGACCTCCTGGGCATCACCAATGCAACCGGCGTATTGGCTGTAGATTATCTGCAAGTCAACGGACGCCGGCTCGGCGCCATATTTAGTACATCTTCACCTACCGGCGAGTTGTATGATCACACAAAAGTATCCTGTGACCGACTCGGAGGCGGCAAGTTGGAAGACGTTCGGCTCGTCCAGATTAACGGGCAGGACTTTGTACTTTCGAAATTGCGCCATGCTACGGGCGACATTGACTATGCCATCAGTTTTGTGGCTTACCGCAGTGGTAGCGCCTATACGATCGACAGCCGCTTCTCGCCAGCCGAATACACCGTGCCCGCCGGCAGTGAAGTGATTAATGTGCAAGTATGGGGCGTAACGCCTGAATTCTCCGCCGGCGTTATTGCAGATCTGCTCAACACACTCAGCGAACGCAATGCGCTCACGTATCAAAACAATGCTACGCGTGCACCACAGATTTTTGTTGCTGACGGTGAATACACCCAGGGCAAAATCAATCTCCGGCTGGTCAACCGCGCAGGAGCCGCGCAGGTCATCATCCGTGGTACCCTGGCTGCAACAGAAGCCGATGCCGCCCGTGGCATCAGAATTCCTTTTGCGCAAACGGTTGACCTCAACAAACCTACAGCAGATTTCCCCTACGCTGAGATCACGCTGGACGTAGGATCGATCTTCGACGCAATCCTGACTGTTGAGCACAAAGCATCTAACAGCCTCGACCAGCTGTATCACGCGGATGGCACATGGAGCTATGCCTCCGGCGACGAATCTGAAGTGAACAATTTCTTTACAGCATCCAACAAACAGCTTTACACCGTTGATCGCTATATCGTCGAGCGCTCCGGATCTATCGAAGGCCACGTCAAAAATTGGGTGAGTTTATTTCGGTACCTCCAGCCAAACGGCAAGGCTGTAGATCTTTCTGCGTACAACTACGTGTCGTTCACGGCGTCTGGTACAGGACAGGTTCGCCTCATTGCTGAGAAGGCTAGCATCGAGACATGGGATCAGTACGGGTTTACGTTTGAACTTACAGAGGAGCCCAAGCGCCACAGCATTAGCTTCAGCGAAATGCGCAAAGAAGGCCGATTCGATGGCCGGTTTGAAGCAAACGACATCACGCTTCTGGCCTTTTATGCACTCGGAGATGGACAACAATTGCAGCCATTCTCCATGGACATAAATAACATCACATTTGGTGGTGCAGCGCAGGTAGCCGGCGAAGCATTGCCAACCCTTTACACGCTTGAGCAAAATTTCCCGAATCCGTTTAATCCGGTCACACAAATCAACTTCAGCTTACTCGAATCTATGCGCGTACGCCTGGCCGTGTATGATGTACTCGGACGAGAAGTCGCTGTGCTTGTAGATGGCTTGCAGGCAGCCGGCACACACCAGGTGCCCTTCGAAGCCGGCGATTTACCCAGCGGACTCTACATGTACCGCATTGAAACACCCCAAGGCAGCACTTCAAAAATGATGAGCTTGCTCAAATAG